Genomic window (Verrucomicrobiota bacterium):
TGGCTTCAGAAATGCGCGACGCCCTGCTGTCGCGCCGGGATGCTGCGCGCGTCTTCGCCGGCACCTATCCCTTGTCTGAAAATGTGCTGCGCGTCGGGTCGCTTCTCATAAGTTCTCTCAAGCAAGCCGGCGCTGACGACCGCGTCGCGACTTGGGGCGCGTTCACGATTGTCTATTTCGTCATCGGCTTCGTCATCGAGGAGCAGGCGTTGGGCGGCGGCAAGGAGAACGCGAGCCCGGAGGAGGCACATATTCTCTCCGGGTTCCCGCTTGCTACGATCGCAATCCGGGAAATAACGGCCGCCAATGCGGCTGAACGCTTTGCATTCGGTCTTGACCTGCAGATCAGAGCACTCCGGGTCTTGGTC
Coding sequences:
- a CDS encoding TetR family transcriptional regulator, whose amino-acid sequence is MRVIKSEVITTALKLLDEVGLEGLTMRKLAEALKIQAPSLYWHFANKDALLEGMADALMQSVATSNPADEPWDACLGRVASEMRDALLSRRDAARVFAGTYPLSENVLRVGSLLISSLKQAGADDRVATWGAFTIVYFVIGFVIEEQALGGGKENASPEEAHILSGFPLATIAIREITAANAAERFAFGLDLQIRALRVLVGEMVPN